One window of the Opisthocomus hoazin isolate bOpiHoa1 chromosome 12, bOpiHoa1.hap1, whole genome shotgun sequence genome contains the following:
- the MLKL gene encoding mixed lineage kinase domain-like protein, with translation MDIVERVLSVAQVIHSQLEHVKCCKHQCQRLVERIQILLEPVRVLRAQPPKHISHHEEKLLKKLLCVLGEAQKLVTKYSQTSWIQKFLRAHSVGEEFVWVNESLEDIAQGLSLLLQAEQKQAFLQAFQAKTCRRQDAEDLQDDRAFLDQVIASTGQCEDVAREIYIDRQCMESKVDWMQSELNKIVHMMECLKKVNVGKREDITEIERNHLTFYRHLQDTERYDLYEGEYLKYPVAIKTFKRPLTTDPVKVRDIFEKEIQTLKKFESPNILRMYGICIEEKDGSPCFSIVMEYCKHGTLRDVLTKQRHLSWEVRIRMALGAARGLYRLHQTEEKSRLHGSICSNKFLVAGDYCVKLSGFELTETESSIKRKARKNWKHVSMLAYVTPENLKDINYPYKRPCEIYSFGIVLWEIATSKIPFEGCTPQEITDKICNHRYREPVGEDCPEDLRKVIDQCRAFDPSQRPSAEEIVDLLADLEKSRSQGS, from the exons ATGGACATCGTGGAGAGGGTCCTCTCCGTGGCCCAGGTCATCCACTCCCAACTTGAGCATGTGAAGTGCTGTAAGCACCAGTGCCAGCGCCTCGTGGAGCGCATCCAGATCCTGCTGGAGCCCGTGAGGGTCCTCAGGGCTCAGCCACCAAAGCACATCTCCCACCACGAAGAGAAACTCTTGAAGAAGCTGCTCTGTGTGCTGGGGGAAGCCCAGAAACTGGTGACGAAATACAGCCAGACCAGCTGGATCCAGAAGTTCCTGAGAGCCCACAGTGTTGGCGAGGAGTTCGTCTGGGTGAATGAGAGCCTGGAGGACATCGCCCAGGGGCTCTcgctcctgctgcaggcagagcagaagcaggcTTTCCTGCAGGCTTTCCAGGCAAAGACCTGTCGTAGGCAGGACGCTGAGGACCTGCAGGATGACAGGGCTTTCTTGGACCAGGTGATTGCAA GTACCGGACAGTGTGAAGACGTCGCCAGGGAGATCTACATCGACAGACAGTGTATGGAGAGCAAGGTAGACTGGATGCAAAGCGAGCTGAACAAAATCGTGCACATGATGGAGT GCTTGAAGAAGGTCAACGTTGGTAAAAGAGAAGACATCACTGAGATTGAGCGGAACCACCTCACCTTCTACAGACACCTGCAGGACACCGAGAGATATGACCTCTACGAGGGAGAGTACCTCAAGTACCCTGTCGCCATCAAAACCTTCAAGAGGCCACTGACCACTGACCCAGT GAAGGTGAGAGACATCTTCGAGAAGGAGATTCAGACCCTGAAGAAGTTTGAGTCTCCAAACATCCTGCGCATGTACGGGATCTGCATTGAGGAGAAAG ATGGGAGCCCCTGCTTCTCCATCGTCATGGAGTACTGTAAGCACGGGACGCTGCGGGATGTGCTGACCAAGCAACGGCATCTCTCCTGGGAGGTTCGCATTCGGATGGCCCTGGGAGCCGCCAGAGGCCTTTACAG GTTGCACCAGACGGAGGAGAAGTCCCGACTCCATGGCTCCATCTGCAGTAACAAGTTCCTGGTGGCCGGGGATTACTGCGTGAAG CTGTCAGGATTTGAGCTGACTGAAACAGAGTCATCCATCAAGAGGAAAGCCAGGAAGAACTGGAAACATGTCTCTATGTTGGCTTACGTCACCCCTGAGAACCTGAAAGACATCAACTACCCCTACAAGAGGCCCTGCGAAATATACAG CTTCGGGATAGTGCTGTGGGAGATCGCGACCTCCAAAATCCCATTTGAAG GCTGCACTCCCCAGGAGATCACAGACAAAATCTGCAACCACCGTTACCGAGAGCCTGTCGGGGAAGATTGTCCTGAAGACCTGCGGAAAGTCATTGACCAGTGCCGGGCCTTTGACCCTTCCCAACGCCCTTCTGCCGAGG AGATTGTGGACTTGCTGGCTGACCTGGAGAAGAGCCGAAGCCAAGGCAGTTAA